In Streptomyces sannanensis, the DNA window GAACTTCGTCCGCGAGTACGGTCTCTCCCTGGTCGGCGGCTGCTGCGGTACGACACCGGAGCACCTGCGTCAGGTCGTCGAGCGGGTCCGCGACCTGACGCCGGCCGAGCGCGAGCCGCGCCCCGAGCCGGGCGCCGCCTCCCTCTACCAGATGGTGCCGTTCCGCCAGGAAACGTCATACCTCGCCATCGGCGAGCGCACGAACGCCAACGGTTCCAAGAAGTTCCGCGAGGCCATGCTGGAAGGCCGCTGGGACGACTGCGTGGAGATGGCCCGGGACCAGATCCGCGAGGGCGCGCACATGCTGGACCTGTGCATCGACTACGTCGGCAGGGACGGGGTGGCGGACATGGAGGAGCTGGCGGGCCGCTTCGCCACCGCCTCCACTCTTCCCATCGTCCTGGACAGCACCGAGCCGGCGGTGCTGCGGGCAGGCCTGGAGAAGCTGGGCGGCCGTGCCGTCATCAACTCGGTCAACTACGAGGACGGCGACGGCCCCGAGTCGCGCTTTGCGAAGGTCACCCGGCTGGCGGTGGAGCACGGCGCCGCCCTCATCGCGCTGACCATCGACGAGAACGGCCAGGCCCGTACCGCGGAGGACAAGGTCGCCATCGCCGAGCGGCTGATCGCGGACCTGACCGGGAACTGGGGGGTGCGCGAGTCGGACATACTCATCGACTGCCTCACCTTCACCATCTGCACCGGGCAGGAGGAGTCCCGCAAGGACGGCATCGCCACCATCGAGGCGATCCGTGAGCTCAAGCGCCGCCACCCGGACGTCCAGACCACCCTCGGCCTGTCCAACATCTCCTTCGGCCTGAACCCGGCCGCGCGGATCGTGCTGAACTCCGTCTTCCTCGACGAGTGCGTCAAGGCGGGCCTGGACTCGGCGATCGTCCACGCGTCGAAGATCCTGCCGATCGCCCGTCTGGACGAGGAACAGGTCAGGACCGCCCTCGACCTGATCCACGACCGGCGCACCGAGGGCTACGACCCGCTGCAGAAGCTCCTCGAGCTCTTCGAGGGCGTGGACACCAAGTCCATGAAGGCCGGCAAGGCCCGGGAGCTGCTCGCCCTCCCACTGGAGGAGCGGCTCAAGCGCCGCATCATCGACGGCGAGAAGAACGGACTGGAGGCCGACCTCGAAGAGGCCCTGACGACCCGTCCCGCGCTGGACATCGTCAACGAGACGCTGCTGGACGGCATGAAGGTGGTCGGTGACCTCTTCGGCTCCGGGCAGATGCAGCTGCCGTTCGTGCTCCAGTCCGCCGAGGTCATGAAGTCCGCCGTGGCCCACCTGGAGCCGCACATGGAGAAGTCCGGCGCTGAGGGCAAGGGCACCATCGTGCTCGCCACCGTGCGCGGCGACGTTCACGACATCGGCAAGAACCTCGTCGACATCATCCTGTCCAACAACGGCTACAACGTCGTCAACCTCGGCATCAAGCAGCCCGTCTCGGCGATCCTGGACGCCGCCGAGGAGCACGACGCCGACGTCATCGGCATGTCCGGCCTCCTGGTCAAGTCCACCGTGATCATGAAGGAGAACCTGGAGGAGCTCAACCAGCGCAAGCTGGCCGCCCGGTACCCGGTCATCCTCGGTGGAGCGGCCCTCACCCGCGCCTACGTCGAGCAGGACCTGCACGAGATCTACGAGGGCGAAGTCCGCTACGCCCGCGACGCTTTCGAGGGCCTGCGCCTGATGGACGCCCTGATCGCGGTCAAGCGCGGAGTCCCCGGCGCCACCCTGCCCGAACTCAAGCAGCGCAGGGTCAGGGCCACCGCCACCTCCGTGGCCGAGACTGCGACGTCAGCGGCTGGCGCCGCGGGCCCCGAGGAGGGTGCGGTCCGGTCCGACGTGGCCACCGACAACCGTGTCCCGGAGCCGCCCTTCTGGGGCACTCGGGTGGTCAAGGGCATCCAGCTCAAGGAGTACGCCTCCTGGCTGGACGAGGGCGCCCTGTTCAAGGGCCAGTGGGGCCTCAAGCAGGCCCGTACCGGTGAAGGCCCCTCGTACGAGGAGCTCGTCGAGACCGAGGGCCGGCCGCGGCTGCGCGGCTGGCTGGAGCAGCTGCACACCAGGAGCATGCTGGAAGCCGCCGTCGTGTACGGCTACTTCCCGTGTGTGTCCAAGGGCGACGACCTGATCATCCTGGACGACCGGGGCAACGAGCGCACCCGTTTCACCTTCCCCCGCCAGCGGCGCGGCCGCCGGCTGTGCCTGGCGGACTTCTTCCGCCCGGACGAGTCGGGCGAGACCGATGTCGTCGGTCTGCAGGTCGTCACGGTCGGCTCGAGGATCGGTGAGGCGACCGCCGAGCTGTTCGAGGCCAACGCCTACCGCGACTACCTCGAACTCCACGGCCTGTCCGTGCAGTTGGCCGAGGCCCTCGCGGAGCACTGGCACGCGCGGGTGCGCGCCGAGCTCGGCTTCGCCACCGAGGACCCGGCGGACGTCGAGGATATGTTCGCGCTCAAGTACCGCGGTGCCCGCTTCTCGCTCGGCTACGGCGCCTGCCCCGATCTGGAGGACCGGGCCAAGATCGCCGAGCTGCTCCGGCCGGAGCGGATCGGGGTCGTGCTGTCCGAGGAGTACCAGCTCCACCCGGAGCAGTCCACCGACGCCATCGTGATCCACCACCCCGAGGCGAAGTACTTCAACGCGCGCTGAGCCGCGCACACAGGACCGGCACGACGTACACTTGTCGGTCCCATACAGGCCGGTCGCCCATGGCGGCCGGCCTGTGCGTCCCCCATGGAGGTGTGCCCGGATGACCAGCACGGTCCCCGCGTCCTCGGCCCGTACCAGCGAGGGTTCGGCCCTGCAGGCCGTCTTCCTCGACATGGACGGCACTCTCGTGGACACCGAGGGATTCTGGTGGGACGTGGAGAGGGAGATCTTCGCCGGCCTCGGGCACAGCCTCGACGAGGCATGGCGGGACGTCGTGGTCGGCGGACCCATGACGCGCAGCGCCGGCTATCTCATCGAGGCCACGGGCGCGGACATCACCCTTGCCGAGCTCACGGTCCTGCTCAACGAGCGCTTCGAGGAGCGGATCGGGGGCGGAGTGCAGCTGATGCCGGGTGCCGAGCGGCTGCTCGCCGAACTGGCCCGCCACAATGTGCCCACCGCCCTGGTCTCGGCCTCCCATCGGCGCATCATCGACCGGGTGCTGCACGCGCTGGGGCGGGACAACTTCCGGCTGACCGTCGCCGGTGACGAGGTGGCGCGTACGAAGCCGCATCCCGACCCGTATCTGCTCGCGGCCCAGGGTCTGGGCGCGGACCCCACCCGCTGCGTGGTGATCGAGGACACGGCGACCGGCGTGGCGGCCGCCGAAGGGGCGGGCTGCCGGGTGGTCGCCGTGCCGTCCGTGGCCCCCATCGCACCGGCGCTCGGCCGGGTGGTCGTGCAATCGCTGGAAGAAGTCGACCTGCCATTTCTCAGAACTCTCATCACCGGGATGAACTGAAGATTTCACGCAGAGTGCACCCCCGAACAGGAAGCAACGCTCGGCGTCCGGCCATGCATTTTCCGTAACCGCCTCCGCGCGTGACGTTGGTCACCCGGAGGTCGACGGCGCCCGGGCGGCGCCGTGGCCGAACCTCGTCCGATGGCCGGATTCGAGCGTCCTTGTGTCCCGATTGGTGGGGGGCTGTACGAATCATTCCCGTGCATCGGTATCCGCACTGCGGAATTTGTGGACGCTTGTGATTACCGCTCAAGTAGGGCCAGTTCCAGTTCGAGTGGCGCCTCCCACTAATGTCTTCGCCGGAACTCCGCCGTACATCACCTGGACCCGGCCCCATCGAGTCGCCGGGCTCTTAGGCCCGATCGCTCTGTACCGGCCCGATCGCACGCCCCATCCGGGCTGCCGCGGCGGAGTCTCGCATGCCGCCGTATCTCAGGCCGGACTAGGAGAACCACCAGGATGAAGCGCAAGACTCTGGCGCTGCCGGCCCTCATCGGGCTTCTCGCCCCCACGCTCGCCGCGTGCGGTTCCGATGACGAGGGGGCCATGAAGGCCATCGTCGTGGGCACCACCGACGAGTTCGAGGCCACCGAGGACGCCCCCGCCCCCTTCGACCCGGCGTACGCATACGACGCGGGTTCCTGGAACATCCTGCGCCAGACCACCCAGACGCTGATGCATCTCCCGCGCGGCGGCGGCGAGCCGGTTCCCGAGGCGGCTTCCAAGTGCGCCTTCACCGACACGGAGAACGAGAGCTACCGCTGCACCCTGCGTTCGGGGCTGAAGTTCTCCGACGGGAACGCGCTCACCGTCGCCGACGTGAAGTTCTCCATCGAGCGGGTGCTCGAGATCAAGGACGACAACGGCCCGGTCTCCCTGCTGGCCAACATCGACACCGTCGAGACCAAGGGCGACGCGGAGATCGTCTTCCACCTCAAGAAGCCGGACGCCACGTTCCCGTACAAGCTGGCCACGCCGGCCGCGAGCATCGTCGACCAGGATGTGTACAACAAGTCGAAGCTGCGCGACGGCTTCGAGGTGTCCGGGTCCGGCCCGTACACGATGACGGCCGAGGTGAAGGACAAGAAGCTCGTCAAGGCGGTCTTCACCAAGAACCCCAACTATCAGGGCGACCTGAAGCTCAACAACGAGAAGGTCGAACTGCGGTCCTTCGCCGACGCCGAGGCCATGGACACCGCCCTCACCGACGGCCGGATCGACGTGATGACCCGGACCCTGTCGCCCGACCAGATCGAGCGGATGTCCGGGAAGCCGAGCAAGGACGTCGAGCTCGTCGAAATGCCGGGCCTGGAGATCCGCTACCTCGCCTTCAACACCAAGGACCCCTCGGTGAAGGACAAGGCGGTCCGCCAGGCGATGGCCTCGGTCATCGACCGCACCGCCATCACCTCGGGCGTGTACGGGACCACCGCGGAGCCCCTCTACTCACTGATCCCGACGTCCATCGCCGGACACACCAACTCGTTCTACAACAAGTACGGTGAGCCGGACACGCAGAAGGCCGCGAAGATCCTGAGCGAGGCCGGTGTCTCGACGCCGGTGAAGCTGACGCTCCACTACACCACCGACCACTACGGTGCCGGTACGGCCAAGGAGTTCGAGACGCTCAAGAAGCAGTTGAACGATACGGGGCTCTTCGACGTCGACATCCAGGGAACCGCCTGGTCCGAGTTCCGTCCGGCCCAGAAGAAGGGCGAGTACGCCGTCTACGGCCTCGGCTGGTTCCCCGACTACCCCGACCCCGACAACTTCGTCGCGCCGTTCCTCGACGAGGACAACTTCCTCAACACCCCGTACGCGAACGAGGAGATCCGCAGCAACCTCATCCCCGAGTCGCGCCGCGCGAGCGACCGCAACCAGGCTGCCTCGTCCTTCCAGAAGGTCCAGGACATCGTGGCCGCCGATGTCCCGGTGCTGCCGCTCTGGCAGGGCAAGCAGTACGTCGCCGCACGCGCAAACATCACGGGCGTCGAATGGGCGCTCAACGCCTCATCCGACCTGCAGCTGTGGGAACTGGGCCGAGGCGTCGAATGACCCCGCAGCAAGACATCGGGTAACCGCACGGCCCCCGTCCTGTGACGGGGGCCGACTCCTTTCGAGGGCGCCGATCTCCAGCCCGTCCGGCGCTTGAGGACGGCACCCCGGCCGCCGGAGCGGGGGCGTCACCCCCCGCTCCGGCGGCCGGGGTGCCGCTCAGCGACGGCGCCTCGCGGCCCGCTCACGCAGGGGGCCGCTCACTGACCGCCCGGCCGCACCAAACCGCTCTCGTACGCGTACACCGCGGCCTGCACCCGGTCCCGCAGCCCCAGCTTCGTCAGCACATGGCCCACATGCGTCTTGACCGTCGTCTCACTGACGAACAGATCCGCGGCGATCTCCGCGTTGGACAGTCCCCGCGCGACCAGCTTGAGGACCTCGACCTCACGCTCCGTCAGCGTCTGCAGGGTGTCCGGCACCGGCTCCTCGCCGGACGGCAGATGATCCGCGTACTTGTCGAGCAGCCGACGCGTGATGCTCGGCGCCAGCATCGCCTCGCCCGCGGCGACCACGCGGATCGCCTGGATCAGCTCATGGGCCGGCGCGTCCTTCAGCAGGAAGCCGCTCGCCCCCGCCTTCAGCGCCTCGACGACATACTCGTCGAGGTCGAACGTGGTCAGCACCAGCACCTTCGCCGGGCCGTCCCGTCCCGGACCGGTGATCTGCCGGGTCGCCTCGACACCGTCCATCCGGGGCATCCGGATGTCCATCAGCACCACATCGGGCTGAAGCGCCCGCACCTGATCGAGGGCCTGCAGGCCGTCCCCGGCCTCTCCGACCACCGCGATGTCCTGTTCGGCCTCCAGGATCATCCGGAAGCCGGTGCGCAGCAGCGGCTGGTCGTCGACCAATAGGACGCGGATCGCCACGGGATCTCCTCCGATTTGCTTGACCGGCCCCATTCTGCCCTGACGCCGCGATCACGACTCCGCCGGGCGTACCGGCATCGGCCGCACCGCCCCGAGGACGACCCCCGGACCCCCGGCAGAACTGCCGAGGGAGCCCTCACTTGCCGGGCGCAGCGGCAGCGCCTGTGCCGATCCGGGGGACGCCCCCCCGGCCCACCCGGCAGAGCCGCCGAGGGCGTCCTCACCCGGCAGAGCCGCCGGGGGCGTCCTCACCCGCCGGGCGCAGCGGCAGCGGGTAGTCCGGCGGTGTGCCGCCGAATTCAGGACACACCGCCTGGTGATCGCACCATCCGCACAGTTTGCTCGGCCTCGGCCGCCAGTCACCCGTCTCGGTCGCCAGCATGATCGCCTCCCACAGGGCCAGCAGCTTGCGCTCCACACGCTCCAGATCCGCCGGCACCGGGTCGTACGTCAGCACATCACCACTGCCCAGATACACCAGCTGAAGCCGGCGCGGCACGACACCCTTCAGCCGCCAGACCACCAGCGCGTAGAACTTCATCTGGAACAGCGCGCCCTCGGCGTACTCCGGACGGGGAGCCTTGCCGGTCTTGTAGTCGACGATCCGCACCTCACCGGTGGACGCCACATCCACCCGGTCGATGATCCCGCGCAGCCGCAGGCCCGACTCCAGCTCCGCCTCGACGAAGAACTCCCGCTCCACCGGCTCGAGCCGAGTCGGGTCCTCCAGGGTGAACCACCGCTCGACCAGCGCCTCCGCCTCCGCCAGCCAGAGGGCCAGCCGCTCGCCGTCCGGATCCTCCGCGAACAGCTCCGTGAGCTCCGGCTTCGACTTCCGCAGCCGGTCCCACTGCCCGGGCACCAGCGCCCGGGCGCGCGGCGCCGTACGCTCGGCCGCAGGGGCGTCGAAGAGCCGCTCGAGCACCGCGTGCACCAGGGTGCCGCGAGTCGCCGCCTCGCTCGGCTTCTCGGGCAGCCGGTCGATCACCCGGAACCGGTACAGCAGCGGGCACTGCATGAAGTCGCTCGCCCGCGACGGGGACAGCGACGAAGGCGTCGCGCTCGTACTCATGACACAGACCCTACGGCCCGCCACTGACAGTGGTCCGCATACCATCGACGCAGGCCCCTCCGCATTGCATGATCGGGCAGGGGACATTTCCGAAAGAAGGGACACCGTGGACGAGAGCGGCGACAGCGGAAGGCCGCAGCCCGGCGCACCCGGAACAGGCCCGGGCGGCGCACCCGGCGACGGCAGGCCACCCCGCCGACCGGAGCCCGGAGGCGGCCTGCTCATGGGTCGCCCGTTCGGCGTACCCGTCTATGTCTCGCCCAGCTGGTTCCTGGTGGCCGCCCTCATCACCTGGGTGTTCGGCGGCCAGCTCGACCGGGTGCTGCCCGAACTCGGCATCGCCCGCTATCTGGTCTCCCTCTTCTTCGCGGTCGCTTTCTATGCCTCCGTTCTCGTCCACGAACTCGCGCACACCGTCGTGGCCCTGCGCTTCAAACTTCCCGTCCGCCGGATCCAGCTCCAGTTCTTCGGCGGCGTCTCGGAAATCGAGAAGGAAGCGGAGACCCCCGGACGCGAATTCATGCTCGCCTTCGTCGGCCCGCTCCTCTCGCTGCTCCTCGGCGGGATCTTCTACCTCGGCATGCAGGCCGTCGAACCGGGAACCGTCCCCGGTGTCCTCCTCGCCGGCCTGATGATCTCCAACATGATCGTGGCCGCCTTCAATCTGCTGCCCGGCCTCCCGCTGGACGGCGGCCGGATGCTCCGCGCCGTCGTGTGGAAGATCACCGGAAAGCCGATGAGCGGCACCATCGCCGCCGCCTGGGTCGGCCGCGCGCTCGCCGTCACCGTACTGATCGGCCTGCCGATGCTCACCCGTACCGGTGCGCTCGGCAACACCCCTCAGAACGTGGGCGGCATGGACACCGTGATGGATGCCCTGCTCGCCGCCATCCTCGCCGCGATCATCTGGACCGGCGCCGGAAACAGCCTGCGCGTGGCACGACTCCGTGAACACCTCCCCGAACTGCGCGCCCGCACACTCACCCGGCGCGCCGTGCCCGTCGAAGCCGCCACCCCCCTCTCCGAAGCACTCCGCCGCGCCAACGAAGCAGGCGCCCGCGCCCTCGTCGTCGTCGACGGCCACGGCGCCCCCATCGCCCTCGTCCGCGAGGCCGCCATCGCAGGCGTCCCCGAACACCGGCGCCCCTGGGTCGCGGTCAGCACCCTGGCCCAGGACCTCACCGACGGCATGAAGGTCTCCGCCGAACTCGTCGGTGAAGAACTGCTCGACATGATGCGGGCCACCCCCGCCACCGAGTACCTGGTCGTCGAGGACACCGGCGAGATCTACGGGGTCCTCTCCGCCGCCGACGTCGAGCGGGCCTTCGTCAAGGCCATGGCACGACCCCGGTCCTGAACCCCATACACTGGTCACATGTCCGAACCGACCGGTGCCGCCCGCCGTCGCGGGCCCTTCAAGGTCGGGGACCAGGTCCAGCTCACCGACCCCAAGGGACGCCACTACACGTTCACGCTCGAGGCCGGGAAGAACTTCCACACCCACAAGGGTTCCTTCCCCCACGACGAGCTGATCGGCGCTCCCGAGGGCAGTGTTGTCCGTACCACGGGGAACGTCGCCTACCTCGCGCTGCGCCCCCTGCTCCCCGACTACGTCCTGTCCATGCCCCGCGGCGCCGCCGTGGTCTACCCCAAGGACGCGGGGCAGATCCTGGCCTTCGCCGACATCTTCCCCGGCGCCCGCGTCGTCGAGGCAGGAGTGGGGTCGGGCTCGCTCAGCAGCTTCCTGCTCCGCGCCATCGGCGACCAGGGCATGCTGCACTCGTACGAGCGCCGCGAGGACTTCGCCGAGATCGCCAAGCAGAACGTGGAACGCTACTTCGGCGGCCCCCACCCGGCCTGGCAGCTCACCGTCGGCGACCTCCAGGACAACCTGTCCGACACCGAGGTCGACCGTGTGATCCTCGACATGCTCGCCCCCTGGGAGTGCATCGAGGCCGTCTCCAAGGCACTGGTCCCCGGCGGCATCCTCTGCTGCTACGTGGCCACCACCACCCAGCTCGCCCGCACGGTCGAGACCATCCGGGAACACGGCACGTTCAACGAGCCGGCCGCCTGGGAGTCGATGATCCGCAACTGGCACGTGGAAGGCCTGGCGGTCCGCCCCGACCATCGGATGATCGGCCACACCGGCTTCCTCGTCACCGCCCGCCGCCTCGCCGACGGCGTGGAGCCCCCGCTGCGCCGCCGTCGTCCGGCCAAGGGCGCCTACGGCGAGGACTACGAAGGCCCGAACAAGGCCTGAATCGACAAACCACCGGCGCCGCCACCGAGTTCTCCGTCGTCCACGGGAACTCGGCGGCGGCGCCTCTGCGTTGGCCGCCACACACCGAGCACAGCCGGACCCCGGCGTTCCGACCCGCTGTGATCGTGTGGCACGATGCTGGCCACCCCCACCGGCACCGCCCTCACAGGAGACATCCCGCGTGCAGACGCAGACCTCCGACGCCCCGGACCTCGCACACACCCACGCCCGCCCGGTGCACTGGCTGACCACCGCCACCGTGATGGCCGCGGTCATCGCCGGGGCAGGTCTGCTGCAGCCCGGCCACGCCACGGCGACGACCCCGGCACCCCACGCGGCCCCGGCCCCCGACCCCGCCGCGGCGGCCTTCCCCCTGGAGTGCGCGGGAGCCGGCACCACCGTCTACAAGCAGGCGGCCGGCGACCTCGACGGCGACGGCAACCCGGAGACGGTCGCCGCGGTGCGCTGCGCGTCCGGCTCGGGAACGCCGCCGAGCGGGGTGTACGTACTCACCCGGGGGGCACGGGTCGTGGCAACCCTGGTGAGCCCGGACGAAGCACTCAGCGTCGCCGACATCGAGGTACGCGACGGGGTGGTCTCGGGGAACCTGCTCGGCTACTCCTCGAAGGACGTGCCCCGCTGCTGCCCGGACCAGCAGCGGCAGGTCAATTGGCGGTGGGCCGACGGGAAGTTCGTACGGGACGGCGGGAGCGGGACG includes these proteins:
- the metH gene encoding methionine synthase; translated protein: MALLPTRSADSTTRAAALREALASRVVVADGAMGTMLQAQDPSLEDFQQLEGCNEVLNVTRPDIVRSVHEAYYSVGVDCVETNTFGANLAALGEYDIAHRIVELSEAGARIARETADGFTAKDGRARWVLGSMGPGTKLPTLGHAPYAALRDAYQQNAEGLISGGADALLVETTQDLLQTKAAVLGARRALHVAGLDLPLIVSVTVETTGTMLLGSEIGAALTALEPLGVDMIGLNCATGPAEMSEHLRYLARNSRIRLSCMPNAGLPVLGKDGAHYPLTAAELADAQENFVREYGLSLVGGCCGTTPEHLRQVVERVRDLTPAEREPRPEPGAASLYQMVPFRQETSYLAIGERTNANGSKKFREAMLEGRWDDCVEMARDQIREGAHMLDLCIDYVGRDGVADMEELAGRFATASTLPIVLDSTEPAVLRAGLEKLGGRAVINSVNYEDGDGPESRFAKVTRLAVEHGAALIALTIDENGQARTAEDKVAIAERLIADLTGNWGVRESDILIDCLTFTICTGQEESRKDGIATIEAIRELKRRHPDVQTTLGLSNISFGLNPAARIVLNSVFLDECVKAGLDSAIVHASKILPIARLDEEQVRTALDLIHDRRTEGYDPLQKLLELFEGVDTKSMKAGKARELLALPLEERLKRRIIDGEKNGLEADLEEALTTRPALDIVNETLLDGMKVVGDLFGSGQMQLPFVLQSAEVMKSAVAHLEPHMEKSGAEGKGTIVLATVRGDVHDIGKNLVDIILSNNGYNVVNLGIKQPVSAILDAAEEHDADVIGMSGLLVKSTVIMKENLEELNQRKLAARYPVILGGAALTRAYVEQDLHEIYEGEVRYARDAFEGLRLMDALIAVKRGVPGATLPELKQRRVRATATSVAETATSAAGAAGPEEGAVRSDVATDNRVPEPPFWGTRVVKGIQLKEYASWLDEGALFKGQWGLKQARTGEGPSYEELVETEGRPRLRGWLEQLHTRSMLEAAVVYGYFPCVSKGDDLIILDDRGNERTRFTFPRQRRGRRLCLADFFRPDESGETDVVGLQVVTVGSRIGEATAELFEANAYRDYLELHGLSVQLAEALAEHWHARVRAELGFATEDPADVEDMFALKYRGARFSLGYGACPDLEDRAKIAELLRPERIGVVLSEEYQLHPEQSTDAIVIHHPEAKYFNAR
- a CDS encoding HAD family phosphatase, which codes for MTSTVPASSARTSEGSALQAVFLDMDGTLVDTEGFWWDVEREIFAGLGHSLDEAWRDVVVGGPMTRSAGYLIEATGADITLAELTVLLNERFEERIGGGVQLMPGAERLLAELARHNVPTALVSASHRRIIDRVLHALGRDNFRLTVAGDEVARTKPHPDPYLLAAQGLGADPTRCVVIEDTATGVAAAEGAGCRVVAVPSVAPIAPALGRVVVQSLEEVDLPFLRTLITGMN
- a CDS encoding ABC transporter substrate-binding protein; the protein is MKRKTLALPALIGLLAPTLAACGSDDEGAMKAIVVGTTDEFEATEDAPAPFDPAYAYDAGSWNILRQTTQTLMHLPRGGGEPVPEAASKCAFTDTENESYRCTLRSGLKFSDGNALTVADVKFSIERVLEIKDDNGPVSLLANIDTVETKGDAEIVFHLKKPDATFPYKLATPAASIVDQDVYNKSKLRDGFEVSGSGPYTMTAEVKDKKLVKAVFTKNPNYQGDLKLNNEKVELRSFADAEAMDTALTDGRIDVMTRTLSPDQIERMSGKPSKDVELVEMPGLEIRYLAFNTKDPSVKDKAVRQAMASVIDRTAITSGVYGTTAEPLYSLIPTSIAGHTNSFYNKYGEPDTQKAAKILSEAGVSTPVKLTLHYTTDHYGAGTAKEFETLKKQLNDTGLFDVDIQGTAWSEFRPAQKKGEYAVYGLGWFPDYPDPDNFVAPFLDEDNFLNTPYANEEIRSNLIPESRRASDRNQAASSFQKVQDIVAADVPVLPLWQGKQYVAARANITGVEWALNASSDLQLWELGRGVE
- a CDS encoding response regulator transcription factor gives rise to the protein MAIRVLLVDDQPLLRTGFRMILEAEQDIAVVGEAGDGLQALDQVRALQPDVVLMDIRMPRMDGVEATRQITGPGRDGPAKVLVLTTFDLDEYVVEALKAGASGFLLKDAPAHELIQAIRVVAAGEAMLAPSITRRLLDKYADHLPSGEEPVPDTLQTLTEREVEVLKLVARGLSNAEIAADLFVSETTVKTHVGHVLTKLGLRDRVQAAVYAYESGLVRPGGQ
- a CDS encoding RecB family exonuclease; the protein is MSTSATPSSLSPSRASDFMQCPLLYRFRVIDRLPEKPSEAATRGTLVHAVLERLFDAPAAERTAPRARALVPGQWDRLRKSKPELTELFAEDPDGERLALWLAEAEALVERWFTLEDPTRLEPVEREFFVEAELESGLRLRGIIDRVDVASTGEVRIVDYKTGKAPRPEYAEGALFQMKFYALVVWRLKGVVPRRLQLVYLGSGDVLTYDPVPADLERVERKLLALWEAIMLATETGDWRPRPSKLCGWCDHQAVCPEFGGTPPDYPLPLRPAGEDAPGGSAG
- a CDS encoding site-2 protease family protein translates to MDESGDSGRPQPGAPGTGPGGAPGDGRPPRRPEPGGGLLMGRPFGVPVYVSPSWFLVAALITWVFGGQLDRVLPELGIARYLVSLFFAVAFYASVLVHELAHTVVALRFKLPVRRIQLQFFGGVSEIEKEAETPGREFMLAFVGPLLSLLLGGIFYLGMQAVEPGTVPGVLLAGLMISNMIVAAFNLLPGLPLDGGRMLRAVVWKITGKPMSGTIAAAWVGRALAVTVLIGLPMLTRTGALGNTPQNVGGMDTVMDALLAAILAAIIWTGAGNSLRVARLREHLPELRARTLTRRAVPVEAATPLSEALRRANEAGARALVVVDGHGAPIALVREAAIAGVPEHRRPWVAVSTLAQDLTDGMKVSAELVGEELLDMMRATPATEYLVVEDTGEIYGVLSAADVERAFVKAMARPRS
- a CDS encoding tRNA (adenine-N1)-methyltransferase encodes the protein MSEPTGAARRRGPFKVGDQVQLTDPKGRHYTFTLEAGKNFHTHKGSFPHDELIGAPEGSVVRTTGNVAYLALRPLLPDYVLSMPRGAAVVYPKDAGQILAFADIFPGARVVEAGVGSGSLSSFLLRAIGDQGMLHSYERREDFAEIAKQNVERYFGGPHPAWQLTVGDLQDNLSDTEVDRVILDMLAPWECIEAVSKALVPGGILCCYVATTTQLARTVETIREHGTFNEPAAWESMIRNWHVEGLAVRPDHRMIGHTGFLVTARRLADGVEPPLRRRRPAKGAYGEDYEGPNKA